One window of Trifolium pratense cultivar HEN17-A07 linkage group LG5, ARS_RC_1.1, whole genome shotgun sequence genomic DNA carries:
- the LOC123886253 gene encoding uncharacterized protein LOC123886253 encodes MSKKLTSKKYLGQFPDPIHPHIVDIADVLEDGNCGFRAVASLLGYTEEGWSIVRRELDEELRNNNSLYEKLFRQDLQVVRDSLVANRWFTISAMGYLVANRYNVVFVTLGKPSKTFFPMMTSYSSSARSFCIGFVDGNHWVPVNMSKGFPLPEVTADWKKFCLHEARSWMSNLNGRLQY; translated from the coding sequence ATGTCTAAAAAACTGACATCTAAGAAATATTTGGGGCAATTTCCTGATCCTATACATCCACATATTGTTGACATTGCTGATGTGCTTGAAGATGGAAATTGTGGTTTTAGAGCTGTTGCATCTTTACTTGGTTACACAGAGGAAGGTTGGTCCATCGTCCGCCGGGAGTTAGATGAAGAGCTTAGAAATAATAACAGTTTGTATGAGAAATTATTCAGACAAGATTTGCAGGTTGTGAGAGATTCGCTGGTAGCAAATAGATGGTTCACCATATCTGCTATGGGTTACTTGGTAGCAAATAGGTATAATGTCGTTTTCGTCACGTTGGGTAAACCTAGTAAGACTTTCTTTCCTATGATGACTTCATATTCCTCTTCAGCAAGGTCTTTTTGTATTGGTTTTGTTGATGGAAATCATTGGGTTCCGGTAAACATGTCAAAGGGGTTTCCGTTGCCCGAAGTTACAGCTGATTGGAAGAAATTTTGTTTACATGAAGCAAGGTCTTGGATGTCAAACTTAAACGGACGGCTACAATATTGA